In Pyrus communis chromosome 1, drPyrComm1.1, whole genome shotgun sequence, the following are encoded in one genomic region:
- the LOC137738369 gene encoding small ribosomal subunit protein uS17-like → MAEQTEKAFLKQPKVFISSKKSGKGKRPGKGGNRFWKSVGLGFKTPRDAIEGTYIDKKCPFTGNVSIRGRILAGTCHSAKMNKTIIVRRNYLHYIKKYQRYEKRHSNIPAHVSPCFRVKEGDHVTIGQCRPLSKTKRFNVLKVTPAGSSGTGKKAFAGI, encoded by the exons ATGGCGGAACAG ACTGAGAAGGCGTTTCTGAAGCAGCCCAAAGTGTTCATCAG CTCTAAGAAATCTGGGAAGGGGAAGAGACCCGGAAAGGGCGGTAACCGGTTCTGGAAGAGCGTTGGGCTCGGTTTCAAGACCCCCAGGGATGCCATTGAAG GGACTTACATTGATAAGAAATGCCCGTTCACTGGAAATGTTTCAATCAGGGGCCGTATCTTAGCTGGAACTTGCCATAGTGCTAAGATGAATAAAACAATCATTGTTCGAAGAAATTATCTACATTATATCAAAAAGTATCAAAG ATATGAGAAACGACATTCCAACATACCCGCCCACGTATCTCCATGCTTCCGTGTGAAGGAAGGAGATCACGTTACCATCGGCCAGTGCAG GCCATTGTCCAAGACTAAGAGGTTCAACGTCTTGAAGGTGACACCTGCCGGATCTTCCGGCACTGGCAAGAAGGCTTTTGctggaatttga